Proteins encoded in a region of the Candidatus Omnitrophota bacterium genome:
- a CDS encoding Xaa-Pro peptidase family protein, with the protein MANDVLRVGYALKGIKAACGAGNMDALLLSARYDIEYIAGLYVSGSMLLCPRRGRPVFFVDSMNFSLASSKLKGKGISVCKGPVAENLAAYSGDNGLKRIAFDEESLSVARFKYIEKQLRGVFLSGSISGRSAASVLMDIRMIKSRDEVRIIRKAARETVRIWEYARAKVRKGMKESDIAFLIDKRTRDLGYESSFRTIVAIGPNSAHPHAIPGTATFAEGKLLLADFGILYNGYCSDLTRTFYKGRINGKIKGLLRAVHEAHDMAISSIRPGVKISSVVEGVSGIFSGYKYKKYALHGLGHGIGIEVHERPYLGSQSNDVFMEGMVVTVEPGLYCPGLAGVREEDMVLVTSKGCEVLTV; encoded by the coding sequence ATGGCAAATGATGTCCTGCGCGTGGGGTACGCGCTGAAGGGGATAAAAGCCGCGTGTGGCGCCGGAAATATGGACGCGTTGCTTTTGTCCGCCAGATACGATATTGAATATATTGCCGGTTTATATGTGTCCGGCTCCATGCTCTTGTGCCCGCGAAGGGGAAGACCAGTCTTTTTTGTGGATAGCATGAATTTTTCCCTTGCCAGTAGCAAGCTCAAGGGAAAGGGCATATCCGTGTGTAAGGGGCCGGTAGCGGAGAATCTGGCTGCATATTCAGGGGACAATGGTTTAAAGCGTATAGCGTTCGACGAGGAAAGTCTTTCTGTAGCGCGGTTCAAGTATATAGAGAAACAGCTCAGGGGCGTGTTCCTTTCCGGTTCGATCTCGGGTAGAAGCGCGGCATCGGTCCTTATGGATATCCGGATGATAAAGAGCCGTGATGAGGTGCGAATAATACGAAAAGCCGCCAGGGAGACCGTCAGGATATGGGAGTATGCGCGCGCAAAGGTAAGAAAAGGTATGAAGGAAAGCGATATAGCCTTTCTTATCGATAAGAGGACGAGGGACCTGGGATACGAGAGTTCTTTCCGGACGATAGTGGCTATAGGGCCCAATTCGGCCCATCCGCATGCTATCCCCGGGACGGCTACTTTTGCTGAAGGAAAGCTTCTTCTGGCAGATTTCGGTATATTATATAACGGATATTGTTCTGACTTGACAAGAACATTTTACAAAGGTAGAATAAACGGAAAAATTAAAGGCCTTTTGAGGGCCGTACATGAAGCGCATGATATGGCGATAAGTTCGATAAGGCCGGGAGTAAAGATAAGTTCTGTAGTTGAAGGCGTTTCCGGAATATTTTCCGGTTATAAATATAAAAAGTATGCTCTCCATGGGCTGGGACATGGAATAGGTATTGAAGTCCATGAAAGACCATATCTTGGAAGCCAAAGCAATGACGTTTTTATGGAAGGCATGGTCGTTACGGTAGAGCCGGGGTTATATTGTCCTGGTCTTGCGGGTGTCCGCGAGGAGGACATGGTCCTGGTCACTTCGAAAGGGTGTGAGGTGTTAACGGTATGA
- the efp gene encoding elongation factor P, with the protein MIRAVQLRPGTVIEYNNSLHEVVEAQHYKPGKGGAFVRSKLRNLTTGAIVSETLRPDDTFEQAFIEQKSMQYLYRDDLGYCFMDDETFEQVHLSEDKIGDKKDFLKENMTVTAKIFDGQIMSVDPPIHVVLEIIETEPGFKGNTVSGATKPATLETGRVVKVPLFVGPHERVKVDTRTGEYIERA; encoded by the coding sequence ATGATAAGAGCGGTACAGTTAAGGCCGGGAACTGTGATAGAGTATAACAATTCCCTCCATGAGGTAGTAGAAGCACAGCATTACAAACCCGGTAAGGGGGGTGCGTTCGTAAGGTCGAAGTTACGTAACCTTACGACGGGGGCCATCGTCTCCGAGACCCTGAGGCCGGATGATACTTTTGAGCAGGCGTTCATTGAACAGAAAAGTATGCAGTATCTTTACAGGGATGACCTGGGGTATTGTTTCATGGATGATGAGACTTTTGAGCAGGTACATCTATCCGAGGATAAGATCGGGGATAAAAAGGATTTTCTTAAAGAGAATATGACGGTTACGGCGAAGATATTCGATGGGCAGATAATGTCCGTGGATCCGCCGATACATGTTGTGCTGGAAATAATCGAGACAGAACCGGGTTTCAAGGGTAACACGGTCTCAGGGGCGACAAAGCCCGCGACCCTAGAAACGGGACGAGTGGTGAAAGTGCCTCTTTTTGTGGGGCCACATGAGCGAGTAAAGGTTGATACCCGTACGGGGGAATATATAGAAAGAGCTTGA
- the amrB gene encoding AmmeMemoRadiSam system protein B — MARRPVVEGCFYPSDTEDLSREIKALISVKKEARNAIGIVAPHAGYVYSGGIAGKVYGAIRPARTYVVLGPNHTGRGEAVACSDEDWETPLGTVEVDKDLIRALTKGRSGIKIDRKAHAQEHAVEVHLPFIKSISPEAKIVPITFMSVGIREVRMAGEAIASAIKASGGKALIVASSDMTHYESRASASKKDKEAIGRILELDAEGLLEVVEEHNISMCGVVPVAVMLVSAKELGARAAELIEYDDSGSVNGDTSHVVGYAGLVVC; from the coding sequence ATGGCCAGGAGACCTGTGGTAGAGGGATGTTTTTATCCTTCCGATACTGAAGATCTTTCACGTGAAATAAAAGCTCTTATCTCCGTGAAAAAAGAGGCGCGTAATGCGATAGGTATTGTAGCCCCACATGCCGGATACGTATATTCCGGGGGCATAGCCGGAAAGGTATATGGCGCGATCAGGCCCGCAAGAACGTATGTGGTCCTGGGTCCCAATCATACGGGGCGAGGCGAGGCGGTCGCCTGTTCGGACGAAGATTGGGAGACCCCGCTGGGAACGGTAGAGGTCGACAAGGATCTCATACGCGCTCTAACAAAAGGCCGTTCCGGGATAAAGATAGACAGGAAAGCGCATGCTCAAGAACATGCTGTTGAGGTGCACTTACCGTTCATTAAAAGTATATCGCCTGAGGCGAAGATAGTGCCGATAACGTTCATGTCCGTGGGTATTCGTGAGGTGAGGATGGCCGGGGAGGCCATAGCTTCGGCCATAAAGGCCTCCGGGGGCAAAGCGCTTATCGTGGCAAGTAGCGATATGACGCATTATGAGAGCAGGGCGTCCGCGTCGAAAAAGGACAAAGAAGCTATAGGACGGATACTTGAGCTGGACGCGGAAGGCCTACTTGAGGTGGTGGAGGAACATAATATCAGCATGTGTGGTGTTGTGCCGGTGGCCGTGATGTTGGTATCAGCGAAAGAACTTGGGGCCCGTGCTGCTGAACTTATCGAGTACGATGACAGCGGCAGTGTTAATGGCGATACGTCGCATGTTGTGGGTTATGCCGGATTGGTAGTATGTTGA
- a CDS encoding efflux RND transporter permease subunit produces the protein MSLPRFSVNQSLFVNLVSVIIIIMGLIVLLGMNKEVFPNVNFDMVSVVTYYPGATPLDMEKLVTVPIEKELREVDGIKEMNSSSAAGISLIQIKIEPDEDDKDKVVQDIRNAVDRAKDLPRDITENPVVTEISTKQYAVIEVSLSGKMDEHKLRKYADALEDILEDIKGVAKVDKAGYRDREMRVLVYPDKLREYYVSLDEIEKALADRNISIPAGEIDTRTIEYSVRTTGEFNTAGEVEDVVIRANDSGNWLKIRDVARVEDSFKKEDVINKTLGTRSINLVVMKKESGDAIKVVDEVKKQCDKFLKMAAASDTGSLQISYVNDYSFYARRRLNVLKNNGWGSLIIVIGIMMLFLEKRVAIMAVLGIPIAFFATFMVMGMMGITINLISMFGLIIVLGMLVDDGIIVAENVYRYMEDGVPSRQAAVKGAEEVQGAVCAAVFTTIASFAPLLFMTGIIGKFIRNIPTVLIIALLASLGEALIILPCHLADFVKIKYDKDGKPMHLSKDMPWFKALINGYTKVVKGAIKRKYMVFGGMCMVFLVSVFLATNVLKFVLFPSAGINFFFIRAEAPIGTPVNRTNELIAPIEDIVSEISKEELDTFVTTVGNIQEDRHDPFSGQESNLVQITVYLTQEQDRKRTADEIIAELREKTRDIKGFDSLRFDKPQTGPPVGKAVEARVRGEDFGTLDKIAFEYMDYLKAIEGTTDVTWDHKPGKKEVRVMVDREKAALAGLSVGQIASTVRGVFRGNIATKIKPVKAENETDVTVMFDEDESADFDVFDNVLIRNQYGNLIPLKKVAAIEEVPGTTTVHHLDGKRVVTASCNVDNDKATSMKVNAMLMEKFKELADRYLGYSVKYGGEQEETMESLVALLRSFLFAFLIIYLILASFFKSLVQPAIVMLAIPFGLIGVVAAFLVHGVPFSFMAILGVVGLSGIVVNDSIVLVDFINKLRQSGLSRYDSIVKAGQMRIRPVILTTVTTAGGLSTVAYGIGGKDPFLVPMALSICWGIVFATVLTLIVIPCIYSIIDDIAIKLTHHSSMIQRERVNGNGA, from the coding sequence ATGAGTCTTCCCAGGTTCAGCGTGAACCAATCCCTGTTCGTAAATCTGGTGTCCGTGATCATAATAATAATGGGCCTTATCGTGCTTCTGGGCATGAATAAAGAAGTATTCCCTAATGTTAATTTTGATATGGTCTCCGTGGTCACATATTATCCGGGTGCGACCCCCCTGGACATGGAGAAGCTTGTTACGGTCCCGATAGAAAAAGAGCTGAGAGAAGTGGATGGTATAAAGGAAATGAATTCCTCTTCGGCCGCGGGGATATCCCTTATCCAGATAAAAATAGAACCTGATGAGGATGACAAGGACAAGGTGGTCCAGGACATACGGAACGCGGTGGACAGGGCTAAAGACCTGCCCCGGGACATTACGGAGAATCCCGTGGTCACGGAAATAAGCACCAAACAATATGCCGTTATCGAGGTCTCCCTTTCCGGCAAGATGGACGAACACAAACTAAGGAAGTATGCCGACGCCCTTGAGGATATCCTTGAGGACATAAAGGGTGTGGCTAAGGTCGACAAGGCCGGGTACCGGGACAGGGAAATGAGAGTGCTGGTATATCCTGATAAGCTCAGGGAATATTATGTGTCCCTTGACGAGATCGAGAAAGCCCTTGCCGACAGGAACATAAGTATACCCGCCGGGGAGATAGATACCCGGACCATCGAATACAGCGTCAGGACTACCGGCGAATTCAATACCGCCGGGGAAGTGGAAGATGTGGTGATAAGGGCTAATGACTCCGGCAACTGGCTGAAGATACGGGATGTGGCCAGGGTGGAAGACAGCTTCAAGAAAGAGGACGTCATAAATAAGACCCTGGGCACACGTTCCATAAACCTTGTGGTGATGAAGAAAGAGTCGGGGGACGCCATAAAGGTGGTGGATGAGGTAAAAAAGCAATGTGATAAGTTCCTTAAAATGGCGGCAGCGTCCGATACCGGCAGCCTGCAGATATCGTATGTCAACGATTACTCTTTTTACGCCCGGAGGCGGCTTAACGTCCTTAAGAACAACGGATGGGGATCGCTTATCATCGTTATCGGTATAATGATGCTTTTTCTTGAGAAAAGAGTGGCGATCATGGCGGTCCTGGGTATACCTATAGCCTTTTTCGCGACTTTCATGGTAATGGGGATGATGGGGATAACCATAAACCTTATAAGTATGTTCGGTCTCATAATAGTCCTTGGTATGCTGGTGGATGACGGTATTATCGTAGCGGAGAACGTTTACCGGTATATGGAAGACGGAGTGCCGTCGCGTCAGGCCGCCGTAAAGGGTGCCGAAGAGGTGCAGGGGGCCGTGTGCGCGGCTGTTTTCACGACAATAGCCTCGTTCGCGCCGCTTCTTTTCATGACAGGCATAATAGGGAAGTTCATACGAAATATACCCACGGTACTTATAATAGCGCTCCTGGCTTCGCTGGGGGAGGCGCTTATAATCCTGCCATGTCATCTTGCGGATTTCGTCAAGATCAAATATGACAAAGATGGCAAACCAATGCATCTTTCCAAGGATATGCCATGGTTCAAGGCCCTTATAAATGGGTACACCAAGGTGGTAAAGGGGGCTATAAAAAGGAAGTATATGGTCTTCGGTGGTATGTGCATGGTATTCCTGGTAAGTGTGTTCCTTGCGACGAACGTGCTTAAATTCGTCCTTTTCCCGAGCGCGGGCATAAATTTCTTCTTTATACGCGCTGAAGCGCCCATAGGGACCCCGGTCAACCGGACCAACGAGCTTATCGCGCCCATAGAGGACATAGTATCCGAGATATCCAAGGAAGAGCTGGACACCTTCGTGACGACCGTAGGTAACATACAGGAAGACAGGCATGACCCGTTCTCAGGGCAGGAGAGCAATCTTGTACAGATAACCGTGTATCTTACGCAGGAACAGGACAGGAAACGTACCGCGGACGAGATAATAGCGGAATTACGGGAAAAGACCAGGGATATAAAAGGGTTCGATTCCCTCAGGTTCGATAAGCCCCAGACAGGGCCGCCCGTAGGTAAAGCGGTCGAAGCCAGGGTTCGTGGGGAGGATTTCGGTACGCTTGACAAGATAGCGTTCGAGTATATGGACTATCTTAAGGCCATCGAGGGGACGACGGACGTTACCTGGGACCATAAACCCGGGAAGAAGGAGGTCCGCGTGATGGTTGACAGGGAAAAGGCCGCGCTTGCGGGCCTTTCGGTAGGGCAGATCGCCAGCACGGTCCGGGGTGTTTTCCGTGGGAATATAGCCACGAAAATAAAGCCGGTCAAGGCCGAGAATGAAACCGATGTTACCGTGATGTTCGACGAGGATGAATCGGCGGATTTTGACGTGTTTGACAACGTGCTTATACGGAACCAATACGGGAACCTGATACCACTTAAGAAAGTAGCGGCCATAGAGGAGGTCCCGGGGACCACCACCGTACATCATCTTGACGGTAAAAGGGTCGTAACGGCGTCGTGTAACGTGGATAACGACAAGGCTACGTCCATGAAGGTAAATGCCATGCTGATGGAGAAGTTCAAGGAGCTTGCGGACAGGTATCTTGGTTATTCAGTTAAGTACGGCGGGGAGCAGGAAGAGACCATGGAATCGCTTGTGGCTCTCTTGAGGTCGTTCCTTTTCGCGTTCCTTATCATCTATCTTATCCTGGCCTCGTTCTTTAAATCACTTGTACAACCGGCCATAGTCATGCTTGCTATACCGTTCGGCCTGATAGGTGTGGTCGCCGCTTTTCTTGTCCACGGTGTGCCGTTCTCTTTCATGGCCATACTCGGCGTAGTGGGCTTGAGCGGTATAGTGGTGAATGACTCCATCGTACTGGTGGATTTCATCAACAAGCTAAGGCAATCCGGGCTGTCCAGGTATGATTCGATCGTAAAAGCCGGGCAAATGAGGATAAGGCCGGTAATATTGACGACCGTTACCACCGCGGGCGGGCTCTCTACGGTGGCATATGGGATAGGAGGAAAAGACCCGTTCCTGGTCCCTATGGCGCTTTCGATATGCTGGGGTATAGTTTTTGCAACAGTATTGACGCTGATTGTGATACCATGTATCTATTCAATAATTGATGATATCGCTATAAAACTTACACATCATAGCAGTATGATCCAAAGGGAGAGGGTGAACGGCAATGGCGCATAA
- a CDS encoding pitrilysin family protein, whose product MRIIRALATLFVVFSLASSSSASGPDVRPDHKRSVLDNGTTVISSYIPDSGLVTIQIRVLSGLSNEGKYAGSGISHLLEHLIFKGSRYETPGELHKKIKMLGGVINGSTGLDSAEYHIIVPRENFDKAFQLLTSMVMSPGFSEEELKKEKEVILKEMRMYRDDPFSRSTNLLYENAYRASLYKYPVIGYEEVFSALTGEDVREYHAGAYGPDRMIVGIVGGVGHDEALNTAKHYLGAYPRSARWQSYMPEEPAQVSENIREFPAEVTMGYLVMGFHTTSLYSPDMYATDVLSIILGQGKDSRIYKKLVDEKELLYGATCSNSTPRYPGLFVISATGDADGLREARREIFDIIRDLAKDGPGEEEISKAKEMVIASYIGSYEDIGTEVSSLTSSEMLTGDPMFFYRYVENVSKVTASDVKRMIWKYLKKDNSTSILLMPEGKILGDQARNVTPSELEEKMVKLDNGMRIVVKRRGRLPIVSVAVAFEGGVRSETREDNGICNFVASVLLKGTSSRDASEIAPALERRGGSIGAFSGMNSLGVTMNLMKDDLAFGMDIVEDVIRNASFPEDEIERSRKKILAELLEEKKDVYQRAMNTLLELLYGEHPYGMNMLGTEDTVMALDRGRLTGYYHDTFVPDNTVISVVGDVNVDDVVKGLSERFGAWQPRRTVNPDRDVRSLDGAKEQEINMKKEQALVVMGYQGVKMNDERRYALAIISSLLSGSNGLLFNAAREGEGITYASGARSVPGLDKGYFLLYVATSEKFLDKASEILALVKDKVLRGEMSDEDIQACKDRLISEQAMSLQRNSDIAISMALNELYGLGYDDYKRYPEGIRDVTRDDVLKTAADIFSGQDPAEVLIHSVE is encoded by the coding sequence ATGCGCATAATAAGAGCTCTGGCGACATTGTTCGTTGTTTTTTCACTCGCGTCAAGTTCGTCCGCATCCGGCCCGGATGTGAGGCCTGACCATAAAAGGTCGGTACTCGATAATGGCACGACAGTGATCTCTTCATACATACCGGACTCGGGTCTTGTGACCATACAGATAAGAGTGTTGTCGGGGCTTTCCAATGAGGGGAAATATGCCGGTTCCGGCATATCGCATCTTTTAGAGCATCTTATATTCAAAGGCAGCCGGTATGAGACCCCGGGAGAATTGCACAAGAAGATCAAGATGCTGGGCGGTGTGATCAACGGGTCTACCGGTCTTGATTCGGCCGAGTACCATATCATTGTTCCTAGGGAGAATTTCGATAAAGCGTTCCAGCTGTTGACCAGTATGGTGATGAGCCCGGGATTTTCCGAGGAAGAGCTTAAGAAGGAAAAAGAGGTCATTCTCAAAGAGATGCGCATGTACCGGGACGATCCGTTCAGCCGGAGCACTAACCTCCTTTATGAGAACGCTTATCGAGCTAGTCTTTACAAATACCCCGTTATCGGATATGAAGAGGTTTTTTCGGCTTTGACCGGTGAGGACGTTCGTGAGTACCATGCCGGGGCATACGGCCCTGACAGGATGATCGTAGGCATAGTAGGAGGGGTAGGGCACGACGAGGCGCTCAATACGGCTAAACATTACCTGGGAGCCTATCCCAGGTCGGCCAGATGGCAAAGCTATATGCCCGAGGAGCCAGCCCAGGTGTCGGAGAACATTAGAGAGTTCCCCGCCGAGGTGACCATGGGGTATCTTGTAATGGGGTTCCATACCACGAGCCTATATTCTCCCGATATGTACGCTACTGATGTCTTGAGCATAATATTAGGTCAAGGCAAGGATTCCCGCATATACAAAAAACTTGTGGATGAGAAAGAACTTTTGTATGGCGCTACATGTTCTAACTCCACGCCACGGTATCCCGGGCTTTTCGTGATAAGCGCAACGGGTGACGCTGATGGTCTTCGGGAAGCCAGACGTGAGATATTTGACATAATAAGGGACTTGGCCAAGGATGGCCCGGGAGAAGAAGAGATATCGAAGGCGAAAGAAATGGTCATAGCGAGTTACATAGGATCTTATGAGGATATCGGGACAGAGGTCTCCTCTCTTACCAGTTCCGAAATGCTTACCGGGGACCCGATGTTCTTTTACCGTTATGTGGAGAATGTGTCGAAGGTGACCGCTTCTGACGTAAAAAGGATGATCTGGAAATACCTGAAAAAGGATAACTCCACAAGTATATTACTGATGCCGGAGGGAAAGATACTAGGGGACCAGGCAAGGAACGTTACTCCGTCCGAGTTGGAAGAAAAAATGGTCAAGCTGGATAATGGCATGCGTATTGTGGTCAAAAGACGGGGAAGGCTTCCCATAGTGTCCGTGGCCGTAGCGTTCGAGGGAGGCGTCAGGAGCGAGACGCGGGAAGATAACGGCATATGCAACTTTGTCGCTTCGGTGCTTTTGAAGGGTACGTCCTCCAGGGACGCGAGTGAAATAGCTCCTGCCCTGGAGCGTAGAGGAGGCAGCATAGGCGCGTTCAGCGGGATGAACAGCCTTGGGGTCACCATGAACCTGATGAAGGATGATCTGGCCTTCGGCATGGATATTGTTGAGGATGTGATAAGGAACGCGTCTTTCCCCGAGGACGAGATAGAAAGATCCAGAAAAAAGATACTCGCGGAGCTATTGGAAGAGAAAAAAGATGTTTACCAGAGAGCTATGAACACGTTGCTGGAGCTTCTATATGGGGAACACCCGTACGGGATGAACATGCTGGGGACGGAAGACACGGTAATGGCGTTGGACAGGGGGCGGTTGACGGGATATTATCACGATACGTTCGTCCCGGACAACACCGTGATCAGTGTGGTAGGTGACGTCAATGTCGATGATGTCGTAAAAGGTCTATCGGAGCGTTTTGGTGCCTGGCAGCCTCGCCGGACCGTGAACCCGGACAGGGACGTACGGTCGCTCGATGGGGCAAAAGAACAAGAGATCAATATGAAGAAGGAACAGGCTCTTGTGGTCATGGGATACCAGGGAGTGAAAATGAATGATGAGAGAAGATACGCCCTGGCCATAATAAGTTCCCTGCTTTCCGGTTCGAACGGCCTGCTTTTCAACGCGGCCCGGGAAGGAGAAGGGATAACCTACGCGTCCGGGGCAAGGTCCGTTCCTGGCCTTGATAAAGGGTATTTCCTGTTATATGTGGCCACCTCCGAGAAATTCCTGGATAAGGCCAGTGAGATACTGGCGCTGGTGAAGGATAAAGTGCTCCGGGGGGAGATGAGCGATGAGGATATCCAGGCATGTAAGGACCGCCTGATATCGGAACAGGCCATGTCGCTTCAGAGGAATTCCGATATTGCCATATCCATGGCGCTTAACGAGTTATATGGTCTTGGATATGACGATTACAAGCGGTATCCGGAGGGGATAAGGGACGTGACCCGGGACGATGTCCTTAAGACCGCCGCAGATATCTTTTCAGGACAGGATCCTGCCGAGGTCCTGATCCATTCAGTGGAGTAA
- a CDS encoding patatin-like phospholipase family protein, translating into MDIFGRFGKKVKKVLALGGGGARGLSNIGVLKTLERNFGKDRLPFDMIVGTSIGSLIGAAYSLGMSPEEMEKEAVKFSWPNIVDIGVFSTGLIRGSKFEGIIVDMVKNKSFNEMKIPFALTTTDIETGEELVHTSGDLVKLIRASCSWPGIFSAVEIDGRLLVDGGVRNSIPTKAAYGFGAKFVLAVNPGFAVKNQKVNNVITALIQSVQIMGEELNAYQSRGADIAIKPELHGVDQFDFDKADEIIKQGEIAAEKVIRSLKLKLSFML; encoded by the coding sequence ATGGATATTTTTGGTAGATTTGGTAAAAAAGTAAAAAAAGTATTAGCGCTCGGTGGGGGTGGCGCCCGAGGTCTGTCCAATATCGGGGTGCTTAAGACCCTTGAGCGTAACTTCGGAAAAGACCGCCTGCCTTTCGATATGATAGTCGGTACCAGTATAGGGAGCCTGATAGGTGCCGCGTACAGTCTTGGTATGTCCCCGGAAGAAATGGAAAAAGAGGCCGTTAAGTTCAGCTGGCCGAACATAGTGGATATAGGTGTTTTTTCCACGGGTCTTATCCGGGGAAGCAAGTTCGAGGGCATAATAGTGGACATGGTGAAGAACAAGAGTTTCAACGAAATGAAGATACCCTTCGCTCTTACCACCACCGATATAGAGACGGGAGAAGAGCTTGTTCATACGTCGGGAGACCTGGTGAAGCTCATACGTGCCAGCTGTTCCTGGCCGGGTATATTTTCAGCGGTGGAGATAGATGGGCGGCTTCTGGTGGACGGCGGTGTCAGGAACAGTATTCCTACAAAAGCCGCTTATGGGTTCGGCGCGAAGTTCGTACTGGCTGTCAATCCGGGATTCGCGGTCAAGAACCAGAAGGTGAACAATGTCATTACGGCCTTGATACAATCCGTGCAGATAATGGGAGAAGAACTAAATGCCTATCAATCGCGTGGAGCCGATATAGCTATTAAGCCGGAACTCCACGGAGTGGACCAGTTCGATTTTGATAAAGCGGACGAGATAATAAAACAAGGCGAGATAGCCGCTGAAAAAGTGATAAGGAGCCTGAAATTAAAACTGAGTTTCATGCTATGA
- the aroQ gene encoding type II 3-dehydroquinate dehydratase, translated as MKILVIHGPNLNLLGKRETDIYGCDTIETIDSSIKDFADSRGCVAEFFQSNHEGDIVDKINSTDADGILINPAAYTHTSVAIHDALRSKNIPSVEVHMSNIYAREEFRHKSLVAPVVKGQISGFGKNSYLLGFAGLWELIDGK; from the coding sequence ATGAAGATACTTGTTATACACGGTCCTAATCTCAACCTGCTGGGGAAACGGGAGACCGATATCTATGGATGTGACACGATCGAGACGATAGACAGCTCAATAAAGGATTTCGCGGATTCCAGGGGATGCGTGGCGGAGTTCTTCCAGTCCAACCACGAAGGGGATATAGTCGACAAGATAAACAGTACCGACGCGGACGGCATACTAATAAACCCGGCCGCATATACCCATACCAGTGTGGCCATACATGACGCGTTGCGTTCCAAGAACATACCATCGGTCGAGGTACATATGTCCAACATATACGCGCGGGAAGAGTTCCGGCATAAGTCTCTCGTAGCGCCTGTGGTGAAGGGGCAGATAAGCGGGTTCGGGAAGAACAGTTATCTTCTGGGGTTCGCGGGCCTCTGGGAGCTGATCGATGGCAAATGA
- a CDS encoding lysylphosphatidylglycerol synthase transmembrane domain-containing protein translates to MSGISGKISALLRTIVSFGLLGLLFWLMRDEIRGIYKIILSCPVGYLVVAAILFSMNIVMLAYRLKLIFFGEDLKLNMTEALQLTLIGYFFNNFMPTAVGGDIIKAHYATYAHRNRIRTYASVFMDRIIGFYAFFIVAGVALAFNQKNIELSLIRPLVFTLIFLGIVGFVVVTNRRIALALQRFFSGVKMLRLGEKLNAVYCIVHDYRNRVDVVLKALGVSIVSQSIYFLVVYVLFSALGAKVDIMNLFLIMPVVTFISMIPSVGGLGVREGAIVALFSPITGKETAFAVSLLLLLGLMAISVLGGVVCLLWGVSGIKKTAGDRVDPGLEKGLTIECSSSLKEE, encoded by the coding sequence ATGAGTGGAATTTCCGGGAAGATCTCCGCGTTGTTGCGTACTATCGTGAGCTTCGGCCTGTTGGGGCTTTTGTTCTGGCTTATGCGGGACGAGATCAGGGGCATATACAAGATAATATTATCCTGTCCCGTGGGATATCTTGTAGTGGCCGCGATCCTTTTTTCGATGAATATCGTAATGCTGGCTTACAGGTTGAAGCTTATCTTTTTCGGGGAGGACCTCAAGCTGAACATGACCGAGGCCTTGCAGCTTACTCTTATAGGATATTTTTTCAACAATTTCATGCCGACCGCGGTAGGCGGGGATATAATCAAGGCGCATTACGCCACATACGCTCACAGGAACAGGATCCGGACCTATGCCAGCGTTTTCATGGACCGCATAATCGGGTTTTACGCGTTCTTCATCGTTGCCGGAGTGGCACTCGCGTTCAACCAGAAGAACATCGAGCTTTCCCTTATACGTCCCCTGGTGTTCACCCTTATATTTCTGGGGATCGTGGGCTTTGTTGTCGTGACCAACAGGCGTATCGCGCTCGCGCTTCAGAGGTTCTTTTCCGGGGTAAAAATGCTGCGTTTGGGAGAGAAACTGAACGCGGTCTATTGTATAGTGCATGATTATCGCAATCGCGTAGATGTGGTCCTCAAGGCCCTCGGGGTATCGATCGTATCCCAGAGCATTTACTTTCTTGTGGTATATGTCCTTTTCTCGGCTTTGGGGGCAAAAGTGGATATCATGAATTTGTTCCTTATAATGCCCGTTGTCACTTTCATAAGCATGATACCGTCAGTAGGAGGACTTGGAGTAAGGGAAGGCGCGATCGTAGCGCTGTTCTCTCCCATAACGGGCAAGGAGACGGCTTTCGCGGTAAGTTTGCTCCTGCTTTTAGGGCTTATGGCCATTAGTGTTCTTGGAGGGGTTGTATGCCTGTTGTGGGGCGTGTCCGGGATAAAGAAAACAGCCGGCGACCGAGTGGATCCGGGACTGGAGAAAGGTTTAACGATCGAGTGCTCAAGTTCGCTTAAGGAGGAATGA